GATGAAAGATGGGCTCTATCAACGCTTCGGCCAGCCGGATGTCGCGCTGGGCTTGCACGTCAAGGCCGACATGGCCACCGGCAAGGTGCACGCGTCCGAGGTCTCGCCGTATTCCGGCGCCGACACGGTCGAGATCGCGATCAAGGGCGTCGGCGCCCACGGCGCCCAGCCGCACCGCGGCAAGGACCCGATCGTGCTGGGCGCGATGATCGTGATGGGCCTGCAAACCATCGTCAGTCGCGAGCTGGGCCCGCGCGAACCGGGCCTGATCACGGTTGGCTCTTTCCACGGCGGCACCAAGGCCAATATCATTGGCGACAACGCCAGGCTGCAACTGACCGTGCGCAGCGAAAGCCCGAAAACGCGCGAGCTGCTGCTCGGCGCCATCAAGCGCATGGCCGAGCACACCGCGCGCGCCGCCGGCATGGCCGACAACGAACTGCCCGAAGTGAAGCTGGTGGACACCCCGGCGCCGCCGGTGCTGAACAATGTCGAGCTGGTGCGGCGCCTGCGCGCGGCCTGGATCGGCAAGCTGGGGCCAGATGCCTTTGGTGCCGAAGAATTCCGCGAAGGCATGGGCTCGGAAGACTTCCCGATGTTCGTGACCGACCCGTATATCCCGAGTGTGTACTTCACGATCGGCGGCACCGCCCCCGAGACCATCGCCGCAGCCAAGGCCGGCAAGCTGCGCCTGCCGAGTCATCACAGCCCGCTGTTCAAGGTCGAGCACGGGCCGGCGGTGCGGATGGGGGTGGAAGCGACGGTTGTGGCCTTGCGCGAGTTGATGGGCAAGCCTTGAGCTGCGCTGCCTTCGATCACGCCGGTTAATGAACCAACCGGCAGCCGCAGCTAAGTGCTCGACCGGAAATCAATGTGAATTTTGGCAAACAGAACCGGATGCGGGGCAAGGCGGCGAGTGTGCCGCAGTGCGAGCACTGCAAGCGCGAGCCAACGCAGCAACGCGCCGGTTATGGCAGCCAAAAACACATTTATTTAAGGGTGAGTACTTTAGTCGCGTGGTGGCAGCACATGGCGCAAGGTCGGCTCGATGCCCAGCGCCTGCAAGTGACGGACAATGTCCTCTAGCGTAGCGTCCTTGAGCAACAGGCCGTCGGGCCCTGCGCGGCGGGGCTCGAATGCGGGCCCCGGCGCCGGCATCGGGGCTGCCGCCGTGGTGGCCGTTTCGCTCTGCTTCATCGACACCAGCGCATCAAAAAACTGCGCCTTGCCGATGCTGTCCAGGCCCTCCAGAAAGCCCACCTGCGCCGTCACGGGCGGCGTCATTTCCAGTCCGGCCTCATCGGCAAACGACGCGCCCATGCCCGGGTGGATGAAAGCCGCCCACTTGCCGCTGGCCGTGCTCAACGATGGCGGCAAGGCCACTTCCACTGCCACCTGCAGGTCGAGCTCGGGGAAATGCGCGTCGCGCAGCATCGAGACGAAGCGGCGCACGTCGCCCAGCGGTACCGCTTCTTCGAGCGACAGCCAGAGCTGGTAGCCGCTGCCGCCGTCGATGCTGACGGCGGGCGGCGCAAAGCCAAACGACTCCTGCAGCCGGTTGGCCACCTCGCACAGGTTGGTCCAGTGCTGGGCCGGAGCGGCGCCACGCACCTTTGGAAAGTCGATCACGATCGCCCGCATCAGGTCGTCGCGCGAGGCCAGTCCGACGCGCAGGGCCTGCATGCCCTGGAAGTGCTGGGCGAGCGCATCGGGCGAAGCCAGTTCGGGCATCAGGTAGAGCCGGTAAAGTTGCGCGATCAGTTTTTCCATGGAAATCAGTTTGCTTGTCTCAAGAGGGCGCTATTCTGGCACAGCCTGTCCTCGCAAGAAAATAAGACGAACGTTCTTTTAGTTGGGGTATAGTTTTATAGATAAGCAGCATCAATCACAAGGAGATAAGACAGACATGAGCGCCGATTACACCAGTGAAGGCAGCGTTGCCGTAATCACCCTGAATAACCCGCCGGTCAACGGCCTGGGCCTGGAGACGCGCACCGCCGCGGTCGCGGCGATTCGCCGTGCCGAAGCCGATGCCACCATCAAGGCGATCGTCATTACCGGCGCCGGCAAGGCCTTCTCGGGCGGCGCCGACATCCGCGAATTCAACTCGCCCAAAGCGCTAACAGAGCCGACGCTGCACACCCTGATCCGGGTCGTGGAAGACTGCGCCAAGCCGGTCGTCGCCGCCATCCACAGCGTCTGCATGGGCGGCGGGCTGGAACTGGCCCTGGGCTGCAACTACCGCGTCGCGCTGCCGGGCGCCCTGATCGCGCTGCCAGAGGTCAAGCTCGGCCTGCTGCCGGGCGCCGGCGGCACCCAGCGCATGCCGCGCATGGTCGGCCTCGACATGGCCTTGAACATGGTGGTCAGCGGCGCGCCGGTAGTGTCCGAAAAGCTGGCCGGCACCGCGCTGTTCGACAAAGTGTTCCCGGCCGGGACCGACCTGCTCGGCGCCGCGGTCGCCTTTGCCGAGGCAAAGGCCGATATCAGGCCGCTGCCGAAGGTGCGCGAGCGCAGCGTCGATTATCCGGACCACGCCGCCTTCCTCGAGGCTGCGCGGGCGTCGGTGAAAGCCATGGCCGGACCGTTTCCAGCGCCGCTGGAATGCGTCGAGACGGTCGCCGCGTCGGTGACCATGCCCTTCGAGCAAGGCCTGGCCTTCGAGCGCGAACGTTTCCTGCACCTGATGCAGACCCCGGAATCGAAAGCGCAGCGCCATGCCTTCATGGCCGAACGCGCCGCCAGCAAGGTGCCGGACGTGCCGGGCGACACGCCGGTGCGCAGCATCGCCAGCGCGGCGGTGATCGGTGCCGGCACCATGGGCGGCGGCATCGCCATGAATTTCGCAAACGCCGGCATTGCGGTGACCATCCTGGAAACCCAGCAGGACGCGCTCGACAAGGGTCTGGGCACGATCCGCAAGAATTACGAGAACACCGTCAAGAAGGGCAAGCTCAGCGCTGACCAGGGCGAGCAGCGCATGGCCCTGATCAAGGGCACGCTCGACTATGCCGACATTGCGCAGGCCGACATCGTGGTCGAGGCCGTGTTCGAAGACATGGGCGTGAAAGAAACCGTGTTCAAGCAGCTCGATGCGGTCATGAAGCCGGGCGCGATCCTGGCGTCGAACACCTCGACGCTCGACCTCGACCGCATCGCGGCCTTCACCCGGCGCCCGCAGGACGTGATCGGCCTGCATTTCTTCAGCCCGGCCAATGTCATGAAGCTGCTGGAAATCGTGCGCGGCAAGCAGACCGGCAAGGACGTGCTGGCCAGCGCGCTGGCCCTGTCGAAAAAGATCAAGAAGACCGGCGTGGTGTCGGGCGTATGCGATGGCTTCATCGGCAACCGCATGCTGGAACAATACCTGCGCCAGGCTTACTTCTTGCTCGACGAAGGCGCCTTGCCGGCCCAGGTCGATGCGGCGATCGAGCAGTTTGGCTTTGCGATGGGGCCGTTTCGCATGAGTGACCTGGCCGGCAACGATGTC
Above is a genomic segment from Massilia sp. H6 containing:
- a CDS encoding amidohydrolase, whose amino-acid sequence is MTKTLLSILLAASVLPGAVHATELSRAVAKDYDTHLAPLLDYLHRNPELSFLEVKTAARMAKELRAAGFSVTEGVGGTGVVAILKNGPGPLVMMRADMDGLPMIEKSGLPNASTATQKDMEGNVTPVAHACGHDIHMTSLVGTARRMAAERSAWSGTLMLVGQPAEERIGGALAMMKDGLYQRFGQPDVALGLHVKADMATGKVHASEVSPYSGADTVEIAIKGVGAHGAQPHRGKDPIVLGAMIVMGLQTIVSRELGPREPGLITVGSFHGGTKANIIGDNARLQLTVRSESPKTRELLLGAIKRMAEHTARAAGMADNELPEVKLVDTPAPPVLNNVELVRRLRAAWIGKLGPDAFGAEEFREGMGSEDFPMFVTDPYIPSVYFTIGGTAPETIAAAKAGKLRLPSHHSPLFKVEHGPAVRMGVEATVVALRELMGKP
- a CDS encoding 3-hydroxyacyl-CoA dehydrogenase NAD-binding domain-containing protein, with protein sequence MSADYTSEGSVAVITLNNPPVNGLGLETRTAAVAAIRRAEADATIKAIVITGAGKAFSGGADIREFNSPKALTEPTLHTLIRVVEDCAKPVVAAIHSVCMGGGLELALGCNYRVALPGALIALPEVKLGLLPGAGGTQRMPRMVGLDMALNMVVSGAPVVSEKLAGTALFDKVFPAGTDLLGAAVAFAEAKADIRPLPKVRERSVDYPDHAAFLEAARASVKAMAGPFPAPLECVETVAASVTMPFEQGLAFERERFLHLMQTPESKAQRHAFMAERAASKVPDVPGDTPVRSIASAAVIGAGTMGGGIAMNFANAGIAVTILETQQDALDKGLGTIRKNYENTVKKGKLSADQGEQRMALIKGTLDYADIAQADIVVEAVFEDMGVKETVFKQLDAVMKPGAILASNTSTLDLDRIAAFTRRPQDVIGLHFFSPANVMKLLEIVRGKQTGKDVLASALALSKKIKKTGVVSGVCDGFIGNRMLEQYLRQAYFLLDEGALPAQVDAAIEQFGFAMGPFRMSDLAGNDVGWYIRKRRAIESPQIAYSKSADLLCEQGRFGQKTGAGWYDYQAGERKAYPSALVDAMIVQHSQDLGLERRAIGDAEIVERLVYALVNEGAKILEEGIAMRASDIDIVYLTGYGFPLHRGGPMFYAESVGLPTVLEAIRGYAGGRHGEAWKPAPLLERRAAEGKGFGG